One window of Burkholderia thailandensis E264 genomic DNA carries:
- a CDS encoding DUF7665 family protein codes for MIADPSAGRVEADLRGGGIVSGCESGWWRILEHKFPTLDFVISATEPDGAPSEYGFRAELSNYPGQPPMVRIWDHKSNQSLAGAMRPRGNRRVEISFQQWSSDTVYRPWERLTGPHNNNASAYPHLAWRSDRRLAFIFEDLYGILNSNARAIRARATA; via the coding sequence GTGATTGCAGATCCGAGCGCTGGCCGCGTCGAGGCCGATCTCCGGGGCGGAGGGATTGTCAGCGGCTGTGAATCTGGCTGGTGGCGGATCCTCGAGCACAAATTTCCAACACTTGACTTCGTGATTTCTGCGACTGAGCCCGATGGCGCGCCGAGCGAGTACGGTTTTCGGGCCGAGCTATCCAACTACCCCGGCCAGCCGCCGATGGTGCGAATCTGGGACCACAAATCGAATCAGTCGCTCGCAGGAGCAATGCGTCCGCGGGGGAATCGGCGCGTAGAAATCAGTTTTCAACAGTGGAGTTCCGACACCGTCTACCGACCTTGGGAACGATTGACCGGCCCCCATAACAACAACGCTAGCGCATACCCACATCTGGCATGGCGTTCGGATCGCCGTCTGGCGTTCATTTTCGAGGATCTATATGGCATCCTTAATAGTAACGCTCGCGCGATTCGCGCTCGGGCCACGGCCTGA
- a CDS encoding HAD family hydrolase produces MSVDAILFDAFGTLCELKAKTQPFVKLARACRRPRDVLHTVMTRPLGLRAAAAEFASGSVDLESLEAELALELDGIRLFSDAEECLMKLNAAGIKIGIVSNLAQPYAEALLCTLPFRVHCAWSFELGYLKPDPHTFAWICDKTGVSPADAMMVGDTFSTDYVGATNFGMRAIHLDRAGVSRRPVPTIRTLRQLTSMLAI; encoded by the coding sequence ATGTCTGTTGATGCCATCTTATTCGACGCATTTGGCACTCTCTGTGAACTTAAGGCGAAGACGCAACCGTTCGTCAAGCTGGCACGAGCATGTCGCAGACCCAGAGATGTGCTTCACACTGTGATGACGCGGCCGTTGGGGCTACGCGCCGCAGCTGCGGAGTTCGCGTCTGGATCGGTCGATCTCGAGTCTCTCGAAGCAGAATTGGCACTCGAACTTGACGGTATTCGGTTGTTTTCGGACGCAGAGGAATGCTTGATGAAACTGAACGCCGCAGGCATAAAGATCGGTATCGTGTCGAACTTGGCGCAACCTTACGCGGAAGCTCTGTTGTGCACGCTTCCGTTCCGCGTGCATTGTGCATGGTCGTTTGAGCTCGGATATCTCAAGCCCGATCCGCACACTTTCGCGTGGATCTGCGACAAGACGGGCGTCTCTCCCGCTGACGCCATGATGGTCGGAGATACGTTTTCCACCGACTACGTTGGTGCAACAAATTTTGGTATGCGAGCAATTCATCTTGATAGGGCCGGAGTATCGAGGCGTCCGGTGCCGACCATTAGAACTTTGCGACAATTGACGAGCATGCTAGCTATATAG
- a CDS encoding ATP-dependent helicase produces the protein MDRSKFTKSQIAAIDHVNGNLQLIACAGSGKTEVVAQRVVRLLQPISVGGAGCHPENIVAFTFTDKAAAELKERIHTRCHEQIGNVTGLADMYVGTIHGYCLELLKSEVPQYMKYEVLNDVQQALFVDRHSKASGLTQSTTLDGKPLKRYTDTRNYVSALAILREDHPCDEALLEDNTVASHLKIYEDLTDKKGYLDYSGILNRAVAELTRNRELRERLALRVKHVIVDEYQDVNPVQEAIVAELRQLGADICVVGDDDQTIYQWRGSEVQNILTFDRRYNDVTQVRLEENFRSSEGVVALAREFISHLNHRLPKEMKATHAQSYEDGDIVALGFDSPEEEAEYIAKTCMALRGVVVHESSSERGISWSDMAVLLRSVRRDAPAVTAALDAVRVPYVITGMDNLFQKEEVEAARQLFYFLAGEIEMNELRAAWQRADLGITKHALEGAIAAAAEARVDMQDAEIGQFKVYNLQRQFIAFMEKSELREERVPGGRGEIVFYNLGKFSQAISDFESIHFHSDPVEKYKSFAGFLRFHAENAYPEGWQDNGFVSPDAVRIMTVHQAKGLQWPVVFIPQLVKNRFPAKGGGGRNAWHLLPSEAFSNAARYRGGADDERRLFYVAVTRAQKYLHMTWAPHEGNRTAQVASDFYNEVLASKYVKRRVQNYATRQQLTPAPKASVANVTLSFSDVKYFFECPYQFKLRILYGFNAPLDEALGYGKSLHDALAEVHARALRGETIDSREAEELIERHLRAPYAYPDLKDKLKSAAVKVVAAYIRKNAAEFNNLEFSEKAIEIALGDGVSVAGRIDLVRRMDTDEVTIVDLKSNDRAQAEAVTETQLHIYALGYKELTGRPADYVEIYELDNQRQKRRSVDGDFTDDVRRDVLAAATALRRNQLPPKPGKKACGACDYCNLCSAAVNKS, from the coding sequence ATGGATCGCTCGAAGTTCACGAAAAGCCAAATCGCCGCAATTGACCACGTGAATGGAAACCTGCAGCTAATTGCTTGCGCAGGTTCCGGTAAGACAGAGGTTGTCGCTCAACGGGTTGTAAGATTGCTGCAGCCTATTTCCGTGGGAGGCGCTGGCTGCCATCCCGAGAACATTGTTGCGTTTACGTTTACGGACAAGGCTGCAGCGGAACTCAAGGAGCGCATACATACCCGTTGTCACGAGCAAATCGGCAACGTTACAGGCCTGGCTGATATGTACGTCGGCACCATCCATGGCTATTGTTTGGAGTTGCTTAAGTCGGAGGTACCTCAGTACATGAAGTACGAGGTTCTCAACGACGTCCAGCAGGCACTGTTTGTCGATCGCCACTCGAAGGCATCTGGTCTAACGCAAAGCACGACGCTGGATGGGAAACCGCTCAAGCGTTATACCGACACTCGGAACTACGTATCTGCGTTGGCGATCCTGCGCGAGGATCATCCATGTGATGAGGCCCTCCTCGAGGACAACACTGTCGCTTCGCACCTCAAGATCTACGAGGATCTAACTGACAAGAAAGGATATCTAGATTACTCTGGAATCCTAAATCGTGCTGTGGCAGAGCTAACGCGGAATAGAGAGCTACGGGAGCGATTAGCGCTGCGTGTCAAGCATGTGATCGTCGACGAATATCAAGATGTCAATCCAGTCCAGGAGGCGATAGTTGCGGAACTACGTCAACTTGGCGCTGACATTTGTGTGGTCGGCGATGACGATCAGACGATCTACCAGTGGCGAGGTAGCGAAGTACAAAACATTCTCACCTTTGATCGCCGATACAACGATGTGACGCAAGTGCGGCTTGAAGAGAATTTTCGCTCGAGCGAAGGTGTCGTAGCACTGGCTCGTGAATTCATCAGTCATCTAAACCACCGCTTGCCGAAGGAGATGAAAGCTACACATGCGCAATCCTATGAAGATGGTGACATCGTAGCGCTCGGGTTCGACTCACCTGAGGAAGAGGCAGAATATATTGCAAAGACTTGCATGGCTCTGCGGGGAGTTGTTGTCCATGAAAGTAGTAGTGAACGCGGTATCTCATGGTCCGACATGGCGGTGTTGCTTCGATCCGTAAGGCGAGACGCACCGGCAGTGACAGCCGCGTTGGATGCGGTGAGGGTGCCATATGTCATCACCGGTATGGACAACCTTTTTCAGAAGGAAGAGGTGGAGGCAGCACGCCAGCTTTTTTATTTTTTGGCAGGCGAGATAGAGATGAACGAGTTGCGTGCTGCCTGGCAACGTGCTGACCTTGGCATCACCAAGCATGCCCTTGAAGGTGCTATTGCAGCGGCAGCCGAGGCTCGCGTAGACATGCAGGACGCGGAAATAGGGCAGTTCAAGGTCTACAACCTGCAGCGGCAGTTTATCGCTTTTATGGAGAAGTCCGAACTGCGAGAGGAACGAGTACCAGGCGGCCGTGGCGAGATCGTCTTCTACAACCTTGGAAAGTTTAGCCAGGCGATCTCCGATTTCGAAAGCATTCACTTTCATTCCGATCCGGTAGAGAAATACAAGAGCTTTGCGGGCTTTCTGCGTTTCCATGCCGAAAATGCGTACCCGGAGGGATGGCAAGATAACGGTTTTGTTAGTCCCGATGCCGTCCGCATCATGACCGTGCACCAGGCAAAGGGGCTCCAGTGGCCGGTAGTATTTATTCCTCAATTGGTAAAGAATCGCTTTCCGGCAAAGGGTGGTGGCGGGCGAAACGCTTGGCATCTTCTGCCCTCTGAAGCATTTTCCAATGCCGCTCGCTATCGGGGAGGCGCTGACGACGAGCGACGACTCTTCTACGTTGCGGTGACACGCGCACAGAAGTATTTGCACATGACGTGGGCACCACATGAGGGTAACCGCACGGCGCAAGTGGCGTCGGATTTCTACAATGAGGTCTTGGCATCGAAATACGTGAAACGGCGAGTTCAGAATTACGCTACCCGACAGCAACTGACGCCAGCGCCTAAGGCATCGGTAGCGAACGTCACGTTGTCGTTCTCGGATGTAAAGTACTTCTTTGAGTGTCCCTATCAGTTCAAGCTGCGCATCCTCTACGGATTCAACGCGCCGCTCGACGAGGCCTTGGGGTACGGAAAGTCGCTGCACGACGCCTTGGCCGAGGTTCACGCACGTGCGTTGCGCGGAGAGACCATTGACTCCCGCGAAGCCGAAGAATTGATCGAGCGCCACTTGCGGGCACCATATGCCTATCCGGATTTGAAGGACAAGTTGAAGAGCGCCGCTGTGAAAGTCGTGGCTGCATACATTCGGAAAAATGCGGCTGAGTTCAACAATTTGGAGTTTTCTGAGAAGGCGATAGAGATTGCTCTTGGCGATGGCGTTTCAGTGGCTGGAAGAATCGACTTGGTACGGAGAATGGATACTGACGAAGTCACTATCGTTGACCTGAAGTCGAATGACCGGGCACAGGCTGAAGCAGTTACCGAAACACAACTCCATATTTATGCGCTAGGTTATAAGGAGCTTACTGGGCGACCCGCCGACTATGTCGAGATTTACGAGCTTGACAATCAACGACAAAAACGACGATCTGTCGATGGAGATTTCACCGACGACGTGAGGCGGGACGTACTCGCGGCTGCTACGGCACTGCGGCGAAATCAATTGCCACCAAAGCCTGGCAAGAAAGCTTGCGGAGCGTGCGACTACTGCAACCTTTGCTCGGCCGCTGTCAATAAGAGCTAG